A part of Chloroflexota bacterium genomic DNA contains:
- a CDS encoding sigma-70 family RNA polymerase sigma factor, which produces MGTKTKNNSKSTGGRKYSPIARLIQLGRKKSFVTINDILEFFPDAEQDVEQLEEAFSALISAGIPYIEDADLLVDPSDEELKQEEQEGEEEEEQEEKPADDLANIDTDDTIGLYLKEVSRVPLLTATEEVELAQRIESGRMAREELARGNVSNRRRIELRRLIEDGWSAREHLITANSRLVISVAKKYMGRGVPFLDLIQEGNIGLIRATKKFEYRRGHKFSTYATWWIRQAVTRAIADQGRTIRVPVHMGDQINKLLRIQHQLTQRLGREPTVEELAETLEVPPKKVENMIQVARRPLSLETPTDDEEDSMLGDFIEDDEAPPPDDMATYNLLKEHLGTVLDSLPPREVRILQLRYGLLDGQAYTLEEVGRKMGVTRERVRQIEAQALSRLRHPSIKRRLRDYLGE; this is translated from the coding sequence ATGGGTACAAAGACTAAGAATAACTCTAAATCCACCGGCGGTCGGAAATATTCTCCCATCGCCCGTCTCATTCAACTTGGACGTAAAAAATCATTTGTAACAATCAACGATATTCTTGAGTTCTTTCCAGATGCCGAACAGGACGTGGAACAACTCGAAGAGGCTTTTTCCGCTTTAATTAGTGCTGGTATCCCCTATATTGAGGATGCAGACCTTCTTGTCGATCCTTCAGATGAAGAATTGAAGCAAGAAGAGCAGGAAGGTGAAGAAGAAGAGGAACAAGAGGAAAAACCGGCCGATGATCTGGCGAATATCGATACAGATGATACGATTGGCCTTTACCTAAAAGAGGTCAGCCGAGTCCCCCTCCTGACAGCTACCGAGGAAGTTGAGCTTGCTCAGCGGATCGAAAGCGGTCGGATGGCTCGGGAAGAATTGGCCCGCGGCAACGTCTCCAATCGGCGCCGGATCGAATTACGCCGTCTGATCGAAGATGGCTGGTCCGCCAGGGAACATCTGATCACAGCTAACTCACGGCTGGTGATCTCCGTTGCCAAGAAATACATGGGACGCGGCGTTCCTTTCCTCGATCTGATCCAGGAAGGTAATATCGGCCTTATCCGGGCGACCAAGAAGTTCGAATATCGCCGGGGCCATAAATTCAGCACTTATGCCACCTGGTGGATTCGCCAGGCTGTCACCCGCGCCATCGCTGACCAGGGCCGCACTATTCGCGTCCCCGTCCATATGGGTGACCAAATTAATAAACTACTCCGCATTCAACATCAGTTGACCCAGCGCTTAGGCCGGGAACCTACTGTTGAAGAGCTGGCCGAGACCCTCGAAGTGCCGCCCAAAAAGGTTGAGAACATGATCCAGGTTGCCCGACGGCCACTCTCCCTCGAAACGCCAACGGATGACGAGGAAGATTCAATGTTGGGAGATTTCATCGAAGACGACGAAGCTCCACCACCAGATGACATGGCCACCTACAACCTGCTCAAAGAGCATCTCGGCACTGTCCTGGATTCACTGCCACCCCGGGAAGTCCGCATCCTCCAGCTGCGTTATGGTCTCCTTGATGGCCAGGCCTACACCTTGGAGGAAGTTGGGCGAAAAATGGGCGTAACACGGGAACGTGTTCGCCAAATTGAAGCTCAGGCCCTCAGTCGATTGCGCCATCCATCCATTAAACGGCGCTTGAGGGACTATCTGGGAGAGTAA
- a CDS encoding DUF4340 domain-containing protein, with translation MKKSTWLALGVFALVLIAFFAVQNIESAPVEPTVPTDTPALQVLDDQDITEIDYEDMQDVTIVFKQVEPLTWTSPTDPEAQITAGYIEQLLSYFSGLNIISTLPADTPLEDVGLDAPLYTITFVMEDGSTYKLDVGGPTPMRDGYYTWIDESEIVVLPVSNIEYIPTIMYIIMTPPKATPDPDASTTVTPTP, from the coding sequence ATGAAGAAATCTACCTGGCTTGCCTTAGGGGTTTTCGCCCTTGTTCTGATCGCATTCTTCGCTGTCCAAAATATCGAGTCGGCACCGGTTGAGCCAACGGTGCCGACCGACACACCAGCACTTCAGGTGTTGGATGACCAGGATATCACTGAAATTGACTACGAAGATATGCAGGATGTCACAATTGTCTTTAAGCAGGTTGAACCCCTGACTTGGACATCTCCCACCGACCCGGAAGCGCAAATTACGGCCGGCTATATCGAGCAGTTGCTATCGTATTTCTCAGGTTTGAATATCATCAGCACGCTTCCTGCTGATACACCCCTGGAAGATGTCGGTCTGGACGCTCCACTGTATACGATTACCTTCGTGATGGAAGACGGCTCCACCTATAAACTTGATGTCGGCGGCCCAACCCCAATGAGAGATGGATATTACACCTGGATTGATGAAAGCGAGATCGTTGTGCTGCCTGTTTCCAACATAGAATACATCCCGACAATCATGTACATCATCATGACTCCACCCAAGGCAACCCCTGATCCGGATGCCTCAACCACCGTCACGCCAACCCCCTGA
- a CDS encoding GldG family protein, with amino-acid sequence MFNNIKKYAPIGLVIGLIAAAAALIMRISAGQFTLTIKILIGVAVLGMVLFVALDPQSILVSFKTRQAKYGGNAAIMTLAVIGILIVVNLFIYNNNVSWDLTEDKENTLTEETLDILSNLETPVYAQAFYSSELDTTSVDSVLNNFKRNSNSMFDYVFIDPYQDPVLANQAGITKDGTTVLTANETTEQLTYLSEENLLNNIIKLQNPETTIIYVLTGHGEDDFFTAGDFSMTYLAKALNAKNYVIEPLNLVSTQQVPDDAQALIIAAPQIMLEDSEVEMIADYVDNGGSLILFSEPPFLTQVDLTQEDPLWTYLRDSWGVVMSDNLVIDLSVETVEYAIADQENFSDHPITQSSAGYITFFPTSHSVDAEAVTGVTATELFQTYSQSWAETDIEGILNGEVAFDEGSDTLGPINLAVALENTSTGARVVVVGDSDFASDAYIYSYGNLDLTVSIVDWAAANENLINLTTPETTTRILVPPTKAVQIVIVLVGLVGLPLLIAVTGIVIGIRRKRNG; translated from the coding sequence ATGTTCAACAATATCAAAAAATACGCTCCTATTGGTCTTGTCATAGGATTAATCGCGGCAGCGGCTGCCCTCATCATGCGGATTTCCGCAGGGCAATTTACCCTGACAATCAAGATCCTGATCGGAGTTGCCGTTTTGGGCATGGTACTTTTCGTAGCACTTGACCCACAATCGATCCTGGTTTCTTTCAAGACCCGCCAGGCAAAATATGGCGGCAATGCGGCCATTATGACCCTGGCCGTTATCGGGATTCTCATCGTTGTTAACCTGTTCATCTATAACAACAATGTATCCTGGGACCTCACAGAGGACAAAGAAAACACCCTCACTGAAGAAACCTTGGATATCCTAAGCAATCTTGAGACCCCAGTATATGCCCAGGCTTTCTATAGCTCCGAATTGGATACAACCTCAGTGGACTCCGTATTAAATAATTTTAAACGCAATTCAAACAGCATGTTTGATTACGTATTCATTGACCCCTATCAGGACCCGGTCCTGGCTAATCAGGCAGGGATCACCAAAGACGGCACAACGGTCCTGACTGCAAATGAGACGACCGAACAACTAACCTATCTCTCCGAAGAGAACCTGCTGAACAACATTATCAAGCTGCAAAACCCCGAAACAACCATTATCTATGTTCTGACCGGCCACGGCGAGGATGATTTCTTCACTGCCGGTGATTTCTCAATGACCTATCTGGCAAAGGCGCTCAACGCCAAGAACTATGTGATCGAACCTCTAAACCTGGTCAGCACGCAGCAAGTACCTGATGACGCTCAGGCTCTCATCATTGCCGCCCCTCAAATTATGCTTGAGGATTCCGAAGTTGAGATGATTGCTGATTACGTTGACAATGGTGGTTCCCTTATCCTCTTCTCAGAGCCGCCTTTCCTGACCCAGGTCGATCTCACCCAGGAAGATCCTCTTTGGACTTACCTCCGGGATTCTTGGGGGGTTGTCATGTCAGATAATCTGGTAATTGATCTCTCTGTCGAAACAGTTGAATACGCCATCGCCGACCAGGAAAATTTTTCCGATCATCCCATTACGCAAAGCAGTGCAGGTTATATCACCTTCTTCCCCACATCTCACTCAGTGGACGCGGAAGCTGTGACCGGTGTCACCGCAACCGAACTGTTCCAAACCTACAGCCAATCTTGGGCTGAAACGGACATTGAAGGCATCCTGAATGGTGAAGTGGCCTTTGATGAGGGATCAGATACACTTGGGCCAATCAACCTGGCGGTTGCACTGGAGAACACCTCCACCGGCGCTCGGGTCGTCGTCGTTGGTGATTCGGATTTTGCCTCGGATGCCTATATTTACTCCTACGGCAACCTTGATTTGACAGTCAGCATTGTGGATTGGGCCGCAGCTAACGAAAACCTGATCAACCTGACCACACCCGAAACAACTACCCGTATCCTGGTTCCCCCCACTAAAGCAGTTCAAATTGTGATCGTTCTGGTTGGCCTGGTAGGCTTACCCCTGCTCATCGCAGTCACCGGGATCGTCATAGGTATCAGAAGAAAGCGCAACGGATGA
- a CDS encoding ABC transporter permease subunit yields MRNIWTIAKKEYASFFHSPIAYVVGFVVFLVMGIYFTYSINYGITNNYVPEYTYILDILIFPLIFLAIPVLTMKTLSEENKSGTLELLLTAPVRDYELVVGKWLGTFLFFLSLILLTWFFPLVLNFMVDPGIDQSRILANYIGITLMASAMTAIGVYISSLFKNTIAALVASLGALLLLWLIAAPSQFMTGAAAEIFTNLSITQHYYNSFRSGMIDLLDISYFVSLTVLGLFLGTRSIESKRWR; encoded by the coding sequence ATGCGCAACATTTGGACCATTGCTAAAAAAGAATACGCCAGTTTCTTCCACAGCCCGATCGCCTATGTCGTTGGCTTTGTAGTTTTCCTGGTGATGGGCATCTACTTCACCTATAGCATTAACTATGGCATTACGAACAACTATGTCCCTGAATACACCTATATTCTGGATATCCTGATCTTCCCCCTTATCTTCCTGGCTATCCCGGTTTTGACCATGAAGACCCTTTCAGAAGAGAATAAATCCGGCACCCTTGAATTACTATTGACGGCACCTGTCCGGGACTACGAACTGGTGGTTGGCAAATGGCTGGGAACCTTTTTGTTCTTCCTGTCCCTTATCTTGCTCACCTGGTTCTTCCCTCTGGTGCTCAACTTCATGGTAGATCCAGGCATTGACCAATCGCGGATTCTTGCAAACTACATCGGCATCACATTGATGGCTTCTGCGATGACCGCTATCGGCGTCTATATCTCTTCCTTGTTCAAGAACACCATCGCAGCCCTGGTGGCCTCACTGGGTGCACTGCTGCTCCTATGGCTGATTGCCGCGCCTTCTCAATTCATGACCGGAGCAGCTGCTGAAATTTTCACCAATCTCAGTATCACCCAGCATTATTACAACAGCTTCAGATCGGGCATGATTGACCTGCTGGATATCTCCTATTTTGTCAGCCTGACTGTTCTAGGATTATTCCTTGGCACCCGTTCCATCGAATCAAAAAGGTGGCGCTAA
- a CDS encoding ATP-binding cassette domain-containing protein: MISVENLTKDYGLHRAIDHLNFTAEKGEVLGFLGPNGAGKTTTMRILTGYMPPTSGTATIDGLDVIEDSLKVRQKVGYLPETVPLYEDMRVMDYLKFMGQLHQVPDIDDRVDEILIQVGMEERASSLIKNLSKGMRQRIGLGQALLHHPDVLILDEPTIGLDPKQIKEVRTVIKNIGKERTVMLSTHILSEAQQICDRVIIINKGRIVAEDAPENLQDRISSLRSVYVRVKENTDKAASLIRDFPGILSVKVSDEGRIQFENARDLDPRAQVAKLLVDGGFDLLELTPEKVNLEDIFLKLTRDGFGEGQSPVSQDTAVNESEA; the protein is encoded by the coding sequence ATGATTTCAGTTGAAAATTTGACAAAAGATTATGGGTTGCATCGCGCCATAGATCATCTGAACTTCACCGCAGAAAAAGGTGAAGTTCTAGGCTTTCTTGGGCCAAATGGCGCTGGCAAGACAACCACCATGCGGATCCTGACGGGTTACATGCCCCCCACCTCCGGGACAGCAACCATTGACGGATTGGACGTCATAGAGGATTCCCTCAAAGTCCGCCAAAAAGTCGGCTACCTCCCTGAAACTGTCCCATTATATGAAGACATGCGTGTAATGGACTATCTAAAATTCATGGGGCAACTGCACCAGGTGCCGGATATAGATGACCGGGTTGATGAGATTCTGATCCAAGTGGGTATGGAAGAACGGGCTAGCAGTCTGATCAAAAACCTATCCAAAGGGATGCGCCAGCGGATTGGTTTAGGCCAGGCGCTCCTCCACCACCCCGATGTCCTCATCCTCGATGAGCCAACCATTGGCCTGGACCCCAAACAAATCAAAGAGGTGAGGACGGTCATTAAGAATATTGGAAAAGAGCGAACGGTTATGCTTTCTACCCATATCCTTTCTGAAGCGCAGCAGATTTGTGACCGGGTCATCATCATCAACAAAGGTCGAATCGTAGCTGAAGATGCACCGGAGAACCTGCAGGACCGGATATCCTCCCTGCGTTCTGTTTATGTCCGCGTAAAGGAGAATACAGATAAAGCTGCTTCACTGATCCGTGACTTCCCCGGTATTTTGAGTGTTAAAGTCTCCGATGAGGGCCGAATTCAATTTGAAAACGCCAGGGACCTGGATCCTCGGGCGCAGGTTGCCAAATTGTTGGTTGATGGCGGCTTTGATCTGCTGGAACTCACACCTGAGAAAGTCAATCTTGAAGATATATTCCTGAAATTGACCCGGGATGGGTTCGGCGAAGGGCAATCCCCTGTCTCACAAGACACAGCCGTAAATGAAAGTGAGGCGTAA
- a CDS encoding DUF2029 domain-containing protein encodes MEKTRYRKIYYSQYLVIVLILVVLTGLAFLGLWAMKQFAYEDQFVIPWAAGRAWLLEGTNPYGDQVIQLARSTLYSSDFMGQLPVSAELTSPFLNLVFSLPLSLLPYEIARTVWVVILAVSLAGSGFLMLKLSQWKTNLVEKIVAILLVAAWLPVLKLVLMGSLTPIIVLLILAAVYAIINEKDTLAGFLLALAFGSIQISFLILLIFVVWSLFHKRWSVLIAYFSGLAFLWVVSLIVLRSWPVSWMAVMLQTYTDFSWIRTPLMALSNILPGISKYLSMILHGGFVIYLLTIWFSTFGSKRKDYTWHFLMLLNLVFFFQIENTSDVLILVFPALFLVFRYWSERWRLLGRIVSWLSLLVIFGLPWFTVEVPSVFTGGVPFTGLIIGLPLFVLLGMSSVHRWAVKTPIMPSSSLNRY; translated from the coding sequence ATGGAAAAAACACGTTACCGCAAGATTTATTATTCACAATATCTGGTCATAGTGCTGATCCTGGTGGTTCTGACGGGGCTGGCATTCTTAGGCCTATGGGCGATGAAACAGTTTGCTTATGAGGATCAATTTGTGATTCCCTGGGCTGCAGGGCGAGCCTGGCTTTTGGAAGGCACCAACCCATATGGCGATCAGGTCATTCAATTGGCCAGGTCAACACTCTATAGCTCGGATTTTATGGGGCAACTCCCTGTGTCTGCGGAGCTGACATCACCATTCCTCAACCTCGTTTTCAGTTTGCCGTTGAGCTTGCTGCCGTATGAAATTGCTCGGACGGTCTGGGTGGTGATATTAGCTGTCAGCCTGGCGGGCAGCGGTTTCCTGATGCTTAAATTGTCACAATGGAAAACCAATTTGGTTGAAAAGATAGTGGCCATTTTACTGGTTGCGGCCTGGCTGCCCGTTTTAAAGTTGGTTTTGATGGGAAGCCTGACGCCCATAATTGTTTTGTTGATCCTGGCGGCAGTTTATGCCATTATCAATGAGAAAGACACTTTGGCTGGTTTCCTGCTTGCTCTGGCATTTGGGTCAATCCAAATTTCTTTTCTTATTTTGCTGATCTTCGTAGTTTGGAGTCTTTTCCACAAACGCTGGTCCGTCCTGATTGCATACTTTTCGGGGTTGGCATTCTTATGGGTTGTCTCGTTGATCGTGTTGCGCTCCTGGCCCGTCAGTTGGATGGCAGTTATGTTACAGACCTACACGGACTTTAGCTGGATTCGCACCCCGCTGATGGCCCTGTCCAATATTTTGCCTGGTATCTCGAAATACTTGTCCATGATTCTGCATGGTGGATTTGTCATTTATCTGCTGACTATATGGTTTTCTACCTTTGGATCAAAAAGGAAAGATTACACCTGGCATTTTCTGATGCTATTGAACCTGGTATTCTTTTTCCAGATCGAAAATACTTCCGACGTATTAATCTTGGTCTTCCCAGCGCTGTTCCTCGTTTTCCGCTATTGGTCCGAGCGCTGGCGCTTATTAGGCAGGATTGTTTCCTGGCTGAGTCTGCTTGTGATTTTTGGGCTGCCATGGTTTACAGTTGAGGTTCCGAGTGTGTTCACCGGTGGAGTGCCTTTTACAGGATTGATTATTGGGCTGCCCCTCTTTGTATTACTTGGCATGTCCTCCGTGCACAGGTGGGCCGTAAAGACGCCAATTATGCCTTCCAGCAGCTTAAATAGGTATTAA
- a CDS encoding 6-phosphofructokinase, protein MKKRIGVLTGGGDVPGLNPAMKEVVLNALDADYEVFGIRRGWGGLLNYDLDEPSTHDYYIRHLQRNDVRRIDRFGGTFLHTSRTNPQKVRSDDIPGFLKESDLGKPVDENGTMDYTDHVMRVLDHLGIEALVSIGGDDTLSYSVRLNKEGFPIVAIPKTMDNDVNGTDYCIGFSTAVTRSVEGITNLRTSIGSHERIGVFELFGRNSGETSLISAFLAYVDRAVISEVPFNMEKLANFLLEDKRNNPSNYAILTISEGATIEGGEIVETGPMDAYGHRKLGGIGEMVSEEIKRITGQHIMYQKFGYIMRSGAPDSLDRMVAMAYGNLAMQLLEKGEYGKLVALQGGKYTCVPVETVLAGKKIVDVEAYYDKENYKPKVKDFLGVPMFLT, encoded by the coding sequence ATGAAAAAACGAATTGGCGTTTTGACCGGCGGCGGTGATGTCCCCGGTTTGAACCCGGCAATGAAAGAAGTTGTCCTGAATGCACTCGATGCCGATTACGAAGTTTTCGGGATTCGGCGAGGATGGGGCGGCTTGTTGAATTATGATCTGGATGAGCCTTCCACCCATGATTATTACATTCGCCATCTGCAGCGGAATGATGTGCGCCGGATTGACCGGTTTGGCGGAACTTTCCTGCATACTTCCCGGACAAACCCCCAAAAGGTGCGTTCTGATGATATCCCTGGTTTCCTGAAGGAATCCGATCTGGGTAAGCCTGTTGATGAAAACGGTACTATGGACTATACCGACCATGTAATGCGGGTTCTGGATCATCTCGGGATTGAAGCTCTCGTCTCAATTGGTGGCGATGACACCCTGAGCTACAGTGTACGCTTGAATAAAGAAGGCTTCCCGATCGTTGCTATCCCCAAGACGATGGATAATGACGTGAACGGTACCGACTACTGCATTGGTTTTTCCACTGCTGTGACTCGTTCGGTTGAAGGCATCACAAATCTTCGGACTTCGATTGGCTCTCATGAGCGGATCGGCGTTTTTGAGCTTTTCGGCCGCAACTCGGGTGAAACCAGCTTGATCAGCGCATTCCTGGCCTATGTGGATCGTGCTGTGATCTCTGAAGTGCCCTTCAACATGGAAAAGCTTGCGAACTTCCTGCTTGAGGATAAGCGCAACAATCCTTCCAATTACGCCATTTTGACCATTTCCGAAGGCGCAACTATTGAAGGCGGCGAAATTGTTGAAACTGGCCCGATGGATGCCTATGGTCACCGCAAACTTGGCGGTATCGGTGAAATGGTATCAGAAGAAATTAAACGAATCACCGGCCAGCACATCATGTATCAGAAATTCGGCTATATTATGCGCTCTGGTGCTCCCGATTCCCTCGACCGCATGGTTGCCATGGCTTATGGTAACCTGGCTATGCAGCTGCTCGAGAAGGGTGAATATGGAAAATTGGTTGCTCTCCAGGGCGGTAAATACACCTGTGTGCCCGTTGAAACGGTCCTGGCAGGCAAGAAGATCGTTGATGTTGAAGCCTACTACGACAAAGAGAATTACAAACCGAAAGTCAAGGATTTCCTGGGCGTGCCCATGTTCCTGACCTAA
- a CDS encoding NUDIX domain-containing protein: MPVSDQGYREDRFQVIPRSLIFVFNSENQVLLLQGAKDKKIWAGSYNGIGGHVEVGEDILSSARRELFEETGLDSVDLRLCGQVMVEVDQHHGIALFIFKGLFLGGEIKHSDEGELEWVDLADIDKLPLVEDLPVLLPRVSRHISGDPMFIGHYHYDDGKLVMSFH, encoded by the coding sequence ATGCCTGTGAGTGACCAAGGTTATCGTGAAGATCGATTTCAAGTTATCCCGCGTTCTCTGATCTTTGTGTTTAACAGCGAAAATCAAGTGCTGCTATTACAAGGTGCAAAAGACAAGAAGATCTGGGCAGGCAGTTACAATGGCATTGGGGGGCATGTTGAGGTGGGTGAGGATATCCTTTCTTCAGCCAGGCGAGAGTTGTTTGAAGAAACTGGCCTGGATTCGGTGGATTTGCGGCTCTGCGGCCAGGTGATGGTTGAAGTGGATCAACATCATGGCATAGCGTTGTTTATCTTCAAAGGACTATTTTTGGGGGGTGAGATAAAGCATTCGGATGAAGGCGAATTGGAATGGGTTGACCTGGCAGATATTGATAAGCTGCCCTTGGTGGAGGATTTACCCGTCTTGCTGCCGCGGGTCAGCAGGCATATCAGCGGTGATCCGATGTTTATTGGGCACTATCATTATGATGACGGCAAATTGGTGATGTCATTCCATTGA
- the rsmD gene encoding 16S rRNA (guanine(966)-N(2))-methyltransferase RsmD yields the protein MRVISGYAKGITLASVPGKSTRPITDRVKEALFNILSDKVLDTTWLDLFGGTGAVGIEALSRDAESVVFIEINYQAYKTILQNLKATDMADYATVRKMDAFTYLNGTPDQAFDVIYNAPPQYQGIWLKTMEALDENPGWLAQSGIIIAQIHPKEYQDDLDYTNFEEFDQRNYGDTRLVFYRRRSME from the coding sequence ATGCGTGTAATTTCCGGCTATGCCAAAGGTATCACGCTTGCCAGCGTTCCTGGCAAATCCACCCGGCCTATCACGGATCGGGTGAAGGAAGCCCTGTTCAATATCTTGAGTGACAAAGTCCTTGACACCACCTGGCTGGATCTCTTTGGCGGTACCGGTGCGGTGGGCATTGAAGCGCTATCCCGTGATGCTGAATCCGTGGTGTTCATTGAGATCAATTACCAGGCCTATAAAACCATCCTGCAAAATCTAAAAGCGACAGATATGGCGGATTATGCCACGGTCCGCAAAATGGATGCGTTCACGTATCTCAATGGAACACCCGATCAGGCTTTTGACGTGATCTACAATGCCCCACCTCAATATCAGGGAATTTGGCTTAAGACGATGGAAGCTCTGGATGAAAACCCGGGCTGGTTGGCTCAATCAGGCATCATCATTGCCCAAATTCATCCCAAAGAATATCAGGACGACCTAGACTATACGAATTTCGAGGAATTTGACCAGCGGAATTACGGGGATACCCGCCTGGTTTTTTACCGGCGACGATCAATGGAATGA
- a CDS encoding GtrA family protein — MSLFTDKQERIRFLKFAFVGVTGTVVDFGLMNLLRLVFDMPLIWAQAISFTVAVFNNFLWNRFWTYPDSRSKAAHRQLIQFFLINVVGIAVRTPLITWLDKVILGMLDRSAVSLPLENFVISQNLALALSVGVIMLWNFFANRYWTYSDVPVGAEVTKTTEDPTQAAGEGK, encoded by the coding sequence ATGAGTCTATTCACCGATAAACAGGAGCGAATTCGCTTTCTAAAATTCGCTTTTGTAGGGGTCACGGGGACTGTCGTTGATTTTGGCCTGATGAACCTCCTGAGGCTTGTTTTTGATATGCCTCTGATCTGGGCCCAGGCGATCTCCTTTACCGTGGCTGTATTCAACAACTTTCTCTGGAATAGGTTCTGGACCTATCCAGATTCTCGCTCAAAGGCAGCTCATCGCCAGTTGATCCAATTTTTCCTAATCAACGTCGTGGGCATTGCAGTCCGCACACCATTGATCACATGGCTGGATAAGGTCATTCTGGGCATGCTGGATCGCAGCGCGGTCTCTCTGCCCCTTGAGAATTTTGTGATCAGCCAAAACCTGGCCCTGGCCCTTTCCGTGGGTGTCATTATGCTCTGGAATTTCTTCGCCAACCGGTACTGGACCTATTCCGACGTACCCGTCGGAGCAGAGGTGACGAAGACAACTGAAGACCCCACCCAAGCCGCAGGCGAAGGGAAGTAG
- a CDS encoding SDR family oxidoreductase, whose protein sequence is MRILVTGAAGFLGSHLTDRLIAEGHDVIGMDNLITGNEENLAHLAGNPHFSFILHDVSNFIFAPGKIDYVLHFASPASPNPTSPLGYPNLPIQTMKAGALGTHNSLGVARKHGAKFLLASTSEIYGDPLEHPQKETYWGNVDPIGTRSVYDEAKRFAEALTMAYHRFHNIDTHIVRIFNTYGPRMRLDDGRAIPNFIQQALRSEPLTIYGDGLQTRSFCFVEDLIEGIYRLMQSDFHEPVNIGNPVENSIKESAELVNEIIANPAGTVVKMAERLGNDPQRRQPDITRAREILGWEPKVSFREGLNKTIPYFKRKMGL, encoded by the coding sequence ATGCGCATTCTGGTAACAGGCGCAGCTGGGTTCCTTGGTTCCCATCTGACAGACCGTCTCATTGCTGAAGGTCATGATGTCATTGGGATGGATAACCTCATCACAGGCAACGAGGAAAACCTGGCCCACCTCGCGGGAAACCCCCACTTCAGCTTCATCCTCCATGATGTTTCCAATTTCATCTTCGCCCCAGGCAAGATTGACTATGTGCTGCACTTCGCCTCCCCTGCCAGCCCAAACCCCACATCACCCCTGGGCTATCCTAACCTGCCTATCCAAACCATGAAGGCTGGCGCATTGGGAACCCACAACTCCCTGGGTGTGGCTCGCAAGCATGGCGCGAAATTCCTGCTGGCTTCCACCAGTGAAATCTACGGTGACCCCCTTGAGCATCCTCAGAAGGAAACCTATTGGGGCAATGTGGACCCCATCGGCACCCGTTCTGTCTATGACGAAGCCAAACGCTTCGCTGAAGCCCTGACAATGGCTTACCACCGCTTCCACAATATTGACACCCACATCGTCCGCATCTTCAATACCTACGGTCCTCGGATGCGTCTGGATGATGGCCGCGCCATCCCCAATTTCATCCAGCAGGCTCTGCGCAGTGAACCCCTCACGATTTATGGCGACGGCTTGCAGACTCGCAGCTTTTGTTTTGTTGAAGACCTGATCGAAGGCATTTATCGCCTAATGCAATCCGACTTCCATGAGCCGGTCAACATCGGCAATCCAGTGGAAAACTCGATCAAGGAATCCGCTGAACTGGTGAATGAGATCATAGCCAATCCCGCAGGTACCGTTGTGAAAATGGCCGAAAGGCTGGGAAATGATCCTCAACGCCGCCAGCCCGATATCACACGGGCTCGTGAAATCCTGGGATGGGAACCAAAGGTCAGCTTCCGTGAAGGCCTGAACAAGACCATCCCCTATTTCAAGAGAAAAATGGGGCTATGA
- the scpB gene encoding SMC-Scp complex subunit ScpB produces the protein MTEQLEPMNAAFGKVEALLFVSSGLISIGQIAKALELSDSEVERTLKALDAHYKEHGHGLRLMWVKSRVQLMTAPELSQTIEAFLGLEATSTLSQAALEALAIIAYKQPITRPEVDVIRGVNSDGVMRTLLAKGLIEELGRAETPGRPIYYGTSAEFLQHFGLESLDTLPFIDFEALEENQMGNGPQELLKT, from the coding sequence ATGACGGAACAATTGGAACCAATGAATGCTGCATTCGGAAAAGTTGAGGCGTTGTTATTTGTCTCATCCGGGTTAATCAGCATTGGTCAAATTGCTAAGGCTCTTGAATTGAGCGACTCTGAGGTTGAGAGAACGCTAAAAGCGCTTGATGCGCATTATAAAGAGCACGGTCATGGCCTTCGTTTGATGTGGGTGAAGAGCCGTGTGCAGTTGATGACTGCACCGGAGTTGAGCCAGACCATTGAAGCCTTTCTCGGCCTGGAAGCCACCAGCACCCTTTCACAGGCCGCATTAGAGGCTCTGGCGATCATCGCTTATAAACAGCCGATCACAAGGCCGGAAGTGGATGTCATCCGTGGGGTGAACAGTGATGGCGTGATGCGAACTTTACTGGCTAAAGGCCTGATTGAAGAATTGGGCAGGGCTGAAACTCCTGGACGGCCCATCTACTATGGCACTTCGGCAGAATTCCTCCAGCATTTTGGCCTGGAAAGTCTGGACACCTTACCGTTCATCGATTTCGAGGCTTTGGAAGAGAACCAGATGGGAAACGGTCCGCAGGAACTGCTCAAGACATAA